The following are from one region of the Paenibacillus sabinae T27 genome:
- a CDS encoding glycosyltransferase family 2 protein: MVQKEEMRQVCRRFMDSVSREISGGPAAEETVFGTCQTLATLEQPEAQEALTALSRVIARQAAGKDAPEVLRFYLDSQFGAGESEETDLLEAKLAALCGGDGAEAADSAASGAETGSAPKISVIITTYNRKPFLRQAVESILAQDYPNKEIVVIDDASTDGTELMMEESFGDEPRVIYMRNDTNRGPGANRLAAFTAHGDGEYILFLDDDDYLIDSGYFSRAVAFHRSHPGLSFVAANVFLEYSATQRLQLQEIGLSDVTDRRAYFLNFERPGYGKPASTLTTLFRREALIEMDILHMNMVNDASIYLRSLLVGDAGFIDAAVGVYRIHGNNITFNLSRDFLVRNLEEKRTIRNLAIERYNYKKKEMTGWFNNTAYDTIVYYLRNSAKTKEDYTYMYEWTHSNCPEIYAKVKQEFRTRLIKKQILQVPLIRKLIGR; encoded by the coding sequence ATGGTTCAAAAAGAAGAAATGCGGCAGGTCTGCCGCAGATTTATGGACAGCGTAAGCCGGGAAATCAGCGGCGGTCCGGCAGCGGAAGAAACGGTGTTCGGAACGTGCCAGACACTCGCAACCCTGGAGCAGCCGGAGGCGCAGGAAGCGCTGACGGCGCTGTCGCGGGTAATCGCCCGCCAGGCCGCAGGCAAGGATGCGCCTGAGGTGCTCCGCTTCTACCTGGACAGCCAGTTCGGGGCAGGTGAGTCGGAAGAGACCGACCTGCTGGAGGCCAAGCTTGCGGCGCTGTGCGGCGGCGACGGGGCCGAAGCGGCGGACAGCGCCGCGTCTGGTGCCGAAACCGGCAGCGCACCCAAAATCAGCGTCATCATTACCACCTACAACCGCAAACCGTTCCTGCGACAGGCTGTGGAAAGCATCCTGGCCCAGGATTATCCGAACAAAGAGATTGTCGTCATCGACGACGCTTCGACGGACGGAACGGAGTTGATGATGGAGGAGAGCTTCGGAGACGAGCCGCGAGTCATTTACATGCGGAACGATACTAACCGGGGACCAGGCGCGAACCGGCTTGCAGCCTTTACCGCGCACGGGGACGGAGAGTACATTCTCTTCCTCGACGACGACGATTATTTGATCGACAGCGGATATTTCAGCAGAGCCGTTGCTTTTCACCGGAGCCATCCCGGCCTTTCCTTTGTGGCCGCCAACGTCTTTCTGGAGTATTCCGCGACGCAGCGGCTGCAGCTTCAGGAGATCGGACTTTCGGATGTGACCGACCGGCGCGCCTATTTTCTGAATTTCGAGCGGCCGGGCTACGGGAAGCCGGCTTCCACGCTGACCACGCTGTTCCGGCGGGAAGCGCTGATCGAAATGGATATTCTTCATATGAATATGGTGAACGACGCGTCCATCTACCTGCGCTCCCTGCTCGTCGGCGACGCCGGATTCATCGACGCGGCGGTCGGCGTATACCGGATTCACGGAAATAACATCACCTTCAATCTGTCCCGGGATTTTCTGGTCCGGAATCTGGAAGAGAAGCGCACGATCCGCAACCTGGCCATCGAGCGGTACAATTATAAGAAGAAGGAAATGACCGGCTGGTTCAACAACACCGCCTACGATACGATCGTCTACTACCTTCGGAATTCGGCCAAGACGAAGGAAGATTACACGTACATGTACGAGTGGACGCACAGCAACTGCCCGGAGATCTATGCCAAGGTCAAGCAGGAATTCCGAACGCGGCTTATTAAAAAGCAGATTCTCCAGGTTCCTTTAATCCGCAAGCTGATCGGTCGTTAA
- a CDS encoding YtpI family protein — protein sequence MILFIKYLLFLLLTLSVLGAAYYSAASRRALDPGERGLKRAVMNILLGCMLILLALMSMFLFRGSTVSVAVEAVFLVLGAFNLFSGLRSYGYYSRQDHSRSRR from the coding sequence ATGATCTTGTTTATCAAATATCTCCTGTTTCTCCTGCTGACGCTCTCCGTCCTCGGAGCCGCTTATTACAGCGCCGCTTCACGCCGTGCCCTAGATCCCGGCGAGCGGGGGCTGAAACGGGCGGTCATGAATATTCTGCTCGGATGCATGCTCATTCTGCTCGCGCTGATGTCGATGTTTCTATTTCGCGGCTCCACCGTCAGCGTCGCGGTCGAAGCGGTCTTTCTTGTACTGGGCGCCTTCAATCTGTTTTCCGGGCTGCGCAGCTACGGCTATTACAGCCGCCAGGATCATTCGCGGAGCCGGCGGTGA